The Virgibacillus phasianinus genome includes a window with the following:
- a CDS encoding VOC family protein, whose translation MRFHTKEIKHVTHIHLKVANLQRSLHFYLNVLGFRVVEEQPYLAKLAVGGITPILTIEQIKGAKPLDSRKTGLFHMAFLLPERADLAKVLRHFMHTAYPVQGASDHLVSEALYLTDPDGNGVEIYVDRDPSEWKWDGEQVEMSTLPLDANALMREVAADGWEGMPEGTIIGHIHLQVSDLKSLQDFYTNGFGFQIVNLFGEQALFLSAAGYHHHIGLNTWNSKGASIPMDDEAGLKSYAIFVPANERIGIVQRLQDLNVHVDLDGEQYLVIDPSGNCIYF comes from the coding sequence ATGAGATTTCATACAAAGGAAATAAAACATGTTACCCATATTCATTTGAAAGTTGCAAACCTACAGCGGTCACTTCATTTTTATCTGAATGTGCTGGGTTTTCGGGTGGTTGAGGAACAGCCTTATCTTGCGAAGCTCGCGGTCGGTGGAATCACCCCTATTCTGACTATTGAACAGATTAAAGGTGCAAAACCGTTGGATTCACGAAAAACCGGGTTATTTCATATGGCATTTTTATTACCCGAACGGGCCGATCTGGCGAAAGTGCTTCGTCACTTTATGCATACAGCCTATCCTGTTCAAGGTGCATCGGACCATTTGGTTAGTGAAGCATTGTACCTCACTGATCCCGATGGAAATGGAGTGGAGATATATGTTGACCGGGATCCATCTGAATGGAAATGGGACGGTGAACAGGTTGAAATGAGTACGCTGCCGCTGGATGCAAATGCACTGATGAGGGAGGTTGCTGCAGATGGCTGGGAAGGGATGCCTGAGGGAACAATTATAGGGCATATTCACCTACAGGTATCAGACCTCAAATCGTTACAAGACTTTTATACAAATGGGTTCGGCTTCCAAATTGTGAATCTTTTTGGGGAACAAGCGCTGTTTCTATCAGCTGCAGGCTACCATCATCACATTGGGCTGAATACATGGAATAGTAAAGGTGCTAGCATACCTATGGATGATGAGGCCGGTTTAAAAAGTTACGCAATTTTTGTCCCGGCTAATGAACGGATTGGGATTGTCCAGCGATTACAAGATTTAAATGTGCATGTTGATTTAGATGGTGAGCAATACCTTGTCATTGACCCATCAGGAAATTGTATTTATTTTTAG
- a CDS encoding RAxF-45 family protein, translating to MFQTGKGISKFREYLWMCYALFADFVVNGIRLSFFKQLNQQYQ from the coding sequence ATGTTTCAAACTGGTAAAGGCATTTCGAAATTCAGAGAATATCTCTGGATGTGTTATGCGCTTTTTGCTGATTTTGTTGTGAACGGGATACGTCTGTCCTTTTTTAAACAACTAAATCAACAATACCAGTAA
- a CDS encoding HD domain-containing protein: protein MAKDFATKAHQGQTRKNSNVPYITHPVRVAERLEKEGFSDELICAAYLHDVVEDTPYEIEEIEKTFGSRVAKFVAAHTEDKSKSWDERKLHTINTVKHAENDVKYLIVADKLDNLLGLEHDLKTQRETVWNKFNAGIEKQRWYNQSIAENMYVGVDPKDVPEYFAEYADTVARVFG from the coding sequence ATGGCCAAGGATTTCGCTACAAAAGCGCACCAAGGGCAGACCCGCAAGAACTCGAATGTACCTTATATCACACATCCGGTACGAGTTGCTGAGAGATTGGAGAAGGAAGGATTTTCGGATGAATTGATCTGTGCTGCTTATTTACACGATGTAGTAGAGGATACTCCTTATGAAATAGAAGAAATTGAGAAAACATTTGGGTCTAGGGTTGCAAAATTTGTTGCGGCCCATACGGAAGACAAATCAAAGTCCTGGGATGAACGCAAGCTCCATACTATCAATACGGTAAAACACGCTGAGAATGATGTTAAATATTTGATCGTTGCTGACAAGCTTGATAATTTACTAGGATTGGAGCACGATCTTAAAACGCAGCGTGAAACTGTATGGAATAAGTTTAATGCGGGAATTGAGAAACAAAGGTGGTATAACCAGTCAATTGCAGAAAATATGTATGTGGGAGTCGACCCAAAAGATGTTCCAGAATATTTTGCTGAGTATGCTGATACCGTGGCAAGAGTATTTGGTTGA
- the abc-f gene encoding ribosomal protection-like ABC-F family protein codes for MIICSLKNVTQIYGANTIFSDMTCEIKENDRIGLIGRNGEGKTTLLHLIAQKTDPAEGAISWKKNLTVGLLQQTPDLAPDKKVESLLYDVFDSLTDLKNKMTTLENAMATEGNPDKLNRHIEKYGALQERFQEEGGYEIDSQIRRIMSGLQITDLAEKEWGQLSGGERTKVGLAQLLLTAPDLLLLDEPTNHLDLFAIEWLTDFINNYPGAVVIVSHDRYFLDETVTSILEMDQGELIRYYTNYSSYVKEREARLLIEFQQYQDQQKKMKKMRDTIKRLKEWANQANPPNAGLHRRAKSMEKALARMEALKKPILEQKKINLDFQMNKRSGKDVVIVEDVSKKFNEKVLLADANMHVRFQERIAIIGENGCGKSTLLKMILQSEQVDQGAIHLGSNLSVGFLSQHMLEMNPERSILDEFRDQVHVTEGDARGILAKFLFYGKTVFQRVNSLSGGEQMRLRLAQLVHQDHNLLILDEPTNHLDIESKEVLEDALVQFNGTIIAVSHDRYFLDRLFPLTYLMKKNNLTRFEGSFTFARKKWTELDELLS; via the coding sequence ATGATTATTTGCAGTTTGAAAAATGTAACACAAATCTATGGTGCGAACACCATTTTTAGTGATATGACATGTGAAATAAAAGAAAATGATCGAATTGGTCTTATAGGAAGAAATGGGGAAGGTAAGACAACTTTATTGCATTTGATTGCACAGAAAACGGACCCGGCAGAAGGCGCGATTAGTTGGAAGAAGAATTTAACCGTTGGACTTTTACAACAAACTCCTGACCTAGCACCGGATAAAAAGGTGGAATCTTTGCTGTATGATGTATTTGATTCATTAACTGATCTAAAAAATAAAATGACCACGTTAGAAAATGCAATGGCCACAGAAGGAAATCCGGATAAATTAAACCGGCATATAGAGAAATATGGAGCTTTACAAGAAAGGTTTCAAGAGGAAGGCGGCTATGAAATTGATTCGCAGATCAGGCGTATCATGAGTGGCCTGCAAATCACTGACTTGGCAGAGAAAGAGTGGGGGCAGCTGAGTGGAGGAGAACGAACAAAGGTTGGATTGGCGCAACTTTTATTGACCGCCCCGGATCTATTACTGTTGGATGAACCAACAAACCATTTAGATTTGTTTGCAATAGAATGGCTGACTGATTTTATCAACAACTATCCCGGAGCAGTTGTTATCGTGTCCCACGACCGTTATTTTCTAGATGAAACAGTGACATCTATTTTAGAAATGGATCAAGGTGAGCTTATACGATATTACACAAATTATTCTAGTTACGTGAAGGAACGTGAAGCGCGTCTGTTAATAGAATTTCAGCAATACCAGGACCAGCAGAAGAAAATGAAAAAGATGCGTGATACGATCAAACGTCTGAAGGAATGGGCAAACCAAGCAAACCCGCCAAATGCAGGACTGCATCGTCGCGCCAAAAGCATGGAAAAAGCCTTAGCCCGAATGGAAGCATTGAAAAAGCCAATATTGGAACAAAAGAAGATTAACCTCGATTTCCAAATGAACAAACGCAGTGGTAAAGACGTTGTAATCGTTGAAGATGTTTCAAAAAAATTTAATGAAAAGGTCCTTCTTGCGGATGCGAATATGCACGTCAGATTTCAGGAGAGAATTGCAATTATTGGTGAAAATGGCTGTGGGAAATCAACGTTGTTAAAGATGATCTTACAATCGGAGCAGGTTGATCAGGGTGCTATCCATCTAGGAAGTAATTTATCAGTAGGATTTCTGTCACAGCATATGCTTGAAATGAATCCTGAACGGTCAATCCTTGATGAATTCCGGGATCAGGTCCATGTAACAGAGGGAGATGCGCGGGGGATTTTGGCAAAGTTCCTTTTTTACGGAAAAACAGTTTTTCAAAGGGTAAACAGCCTAAGTGGTGGTGAACAAATGCGTTTGCGTCTTGCTCAGCTTGTTCACCAGGATCATAATTTATTAATTCTGGATGAGCCGACAAACCATTTAGATATTGAATCAAAAGAGGTCCTCGAGGATGCACTCGTTCAATTTAATGGAACCATTATTGCTGTTTCCCATGACCGTTATTTTCTTGATCGATTGTTTCCACTCACTTACCTGATGAAGAAAAATAATTTAACAAGGTTTGAGGGAAGCTTTACATTTGCTAGAAAAAAGTGGACGGAATTAGATGAGCTGTTAAGTTAG
- a CDS encoding TetR/AcrR family transcriptional regulator: MDHEQRKIKIAEATWNVIVQDGLEKASVRNIAKEANMSAGSLRHYFSTQSELFAFCMQLVSDRVKNRAAQKSYDGSSLEAMETLLSEFLPIDEDRRTEMEVWLIFSSKTLVDPTLEELSQLIYDEMRQAVSTVVEGLIDIGLARGDLDKQLEIERLYALIDGMAIHGILHPDRFSVKKTQTTLQYHLKALCK, encoded by the coding sequence GTGGATCATGAACAAAGAAAAATTAAAATAGCAGAAGCGACTTGGAACGTTATTGTGCAGGATGGGCTGGAGAAAGCCTCTGTTAGAAATATAGCGAAAGAGGCGAATATGTCCGCTGGATCGTTAAGACATTATTTCTCGACGCAATCAGAGCTGTTTGCTTTTTGCATGCAGCTTGTTTCAGACCGTGTTAAAAACCGGGCAGCACAAAAAAGTTACGATGGATCATCACTTGAAGCTATGGAAACATTATTAAGTGAGTTTTTACCTATTGATGAAGATCGACGAACAGAAATGGAGGTCTGGTTAATATTTTCGTCAAAGACTCTCGTTGATCCCACTTTGGAAGAACTAAGCCAATTAATCTATGATGAAATGCGTCAGGCTGTATCAACGGTAGTGGAGGGACTTATTGACATAGGTTTGGCACGAGGTGATCTGGATAAGCAGCTTGAGATTGAACGATTATATGCACTGATTGACGGAATGGCAATACATGGAATCCTTCACCCAGACAGATTTTCAGTAAAAAAAACGCAAACGACATTGCAATACCATTTGAAAGCTTTGTGCAAATAG
- a CDS encoding aldo/keto reductase: protein MKFITLNNGVRMPQLGYGVWQVPEDEVTPAVSNAIEVGFRSIDTAKVYKNERGVGEALANSSVPREDLFITTKVWNSDQGYDNTLKAFDESMDKLGLDYVDLYLIHWPTPEFDDYVETYKAMEKLYKDGRAKAIGVCNFNIEHLQRLLDECEVTPVINQVECHPYLQQTKLQEFCRKNDIYLEAWSPLMQGGEVLKNDVIKQIAGKYDCTSAQVIIRWHLQSGRVVIPKSVTPSRIEENFDVFGFELSDEDMKHIAELDRNERKGPEPSEMNNR from the coding sequence ATGAAGTTTATTACGTTGAACAATGGAGTTCGCATGCCACAACTTGGCTATGGCGTGTGGCAGGTTCCAGAGGATGAAGTAACACCCGCAGTATCGAATGCAATAGAGGTTGGATTTCGTTCGATTGATACAGCAAAAGTATACAAAAATGAACGCGGGGTAGGAGAAGCACTTGCCAATTCCAGCGTACCGCGAGAAGATCTTTTCATTACGACTAAGGTTTGGAACTCAGATCAAGGTTATGACAATACGTTAAAAGCATTTGATGAAAGTATGGATAAACTAGGTCTTGACTATGTTGATTTATATCTCATTCATTGGCCGACACCAGAGTTTGATGACTATGTTGAAACATATAAAGCGATGGAAAAGTTATATAAGGATGGTCGTGCAAAGGCGATTGGTGTATGTAACTTTAATATAGAACATTTGCAGCGTTTGCTGGATGAATGTGAAGTTACACCTGTAATCAATCAGGTGGAATGCCATCCATATCTGCAGCAAACCAAGCTTCAGGAATTTTGCCGGAAAAACGATATTTATTTAGAGGCGTGGAGCCCGTTAATGCAAGGTGGCGAAGTTCTAAAAAATGATGTAATCAAGCAAATTGCCGGCAAATATGACTGTACATCAGCTCAGGTGATCATTCGCTGGCATTTGCAAAGCGGAAGAGTTGTTATTCCTAAGTCTGTTACACCATCACGGATAGAAGAAAATTTCGATGTGTTTGGTTTTGAACTTAGCGATGAAGACATGAAACATATTGCAGAGTTGGACCGCAATGAACGTAAAGGGCCTGAACCGAGTGAAATGAATAATCGATAG
- the fni gene encoding type 2 isopentenyl-diphosphate Delta-isomerase, which produces MDTGINKRKTEHIRLCLNDNVEGVNKTTGLEGISFIHNALPEINFDDIKLDSSFLGKKVKAPFLVSSMTGGSELAEEINGNLAKAAEQKGWAIALGSTRALLESDAHKDSFLVRQHAPTAPLIANIGAVQFNYGYGAKECQQIVDLTEADSIVLHLNSLQEITQDEGDTNFHELIPKIKKVCKELTVPVGVKEVGFGIDGTVAKRLYDAGISYIDVAGAGGTSWSQVEKLRSNDPLRKAAAEAFNSWGIPTKDCIVSVRSELGSNIPVVASGGMKTGLDAAKALTIGADVIGFARKLLQAATESEEAVVQAMEQIELELKMAMFGIGVKTIDELKNTDRVTIMGQSLLNKKS; this is translated from the coding sequence ATGGATACAGGAATTAATAAACGAAAAACAGAACATATTCGGTTGTGCCTGAATGACAATGTGGAAGGTGTTAACAAGACAACTGGTTTGGAAGGAATTTCATTTATACATAATGCATTACCGGAAATTAATTTTGACGATATTAAACTGGATTCTTCTTTTTTGGGAAAGAAAGTTAAAGCACCATTTCTTGTCAGTTCCATGACTGGCGGATCAGAACTTGCGGAGGAAATCAACGGAAACCTGGCAAAAGCCGCCGAACAGAAAGGATGGGCGATTGCGCTTGGTTCAACACGTGCTTTGCTTGAGAGTGATGCACATAAAGATTCTTTCCTTGTGCGCCAGCACGCACCAACAGCGCCTTTAATTGCCAATATCGGTGCTGTTCAGTTTAACTATGGTTATGGAGCTAAAGAATGCCAGCAAATTGTTGATCTAACCGAAGCGGACTCCATTGTGCTTCATTTGAACAGTCTGCAGGAAATCACACAAGACGAAGGGGATACTAACTTTCACGAATTAATCCCTAAGATTAAGAAAGTGTGTAAAGAGTTGACCGTTCCAGTTGGTGTGAAAGAGGTAGGCTTCGGAATTGATGGAACGGTTGCAAAACGCTTGTACGATGCAGGTATTTCATACATTGATGTTGCGGGAGCCGGCGGAACTTCATGGAGTCAGGTGGAAAAACTAAGATCAAATGATCCGCTTCGAAAGGCGGCAGCAGAAGCATTTAATAGTTGGGGAATACCGACCAAGGATTGTATCGTTTCCGTAAGAAGTGAATTAGGTTCGAATATACCAGTTGTTGCAAGTGGAGGAATGAAAACCGGTCTTGATGCTGCAAAGGCATTAACCATTGGGGCTGATGTCATTGGATTTGCACGGAAACTACTGCAGGCAGCGACTGAGTCTGAGGAAGCCGTGGTTCAGGCTATGGAACAGATTGAATTAGAATTAAAAATGGCGATGTTTGGAATTGGTGTTAAGACAATTGATGAACTAAAGAATACCGATCGCGTTACAATTATGGGACAATCCCTATTGAATAAAAAAAGCTGA
- the rsgA gene encoding ribosome small subunit-dependent GTPase A gives MNKLETIGWDSSVQDIDKENIARVIAVQKNSYRILDGEMEYFSHLSGKFINQALTSLDYPAVGDWVEVQKLPKEQKAVIHQIQPRKSQFVRQAAGTKTEAQIVAANMDTVFIVNSLNHDLNLRRMERYILSTYESGATPVIVLTKKDECTQEETDLIVAQVEEVAIGVPIIPISSITQEGIEELMTYLPAGETAALLGSSGVGKSTLVNTLIGNKVQETKDVREADSKGRHTTTHREMFLLPNGALLIDTPGMRELQLWEGESSIDATFQDIETLESECKFTDCQHDTEPGCRVQEALANGELLEERFLSYLKLQRELAYEKRKQDQKAQLAEKSKWKKISKHQKDNYKHRKKR, from the coding sequence GTGAATAAACTTGAAACAATTGGATGGGATTCATCTGTCCAAGATATTGATAAAGAAAATATTGCCCGCGTTATTGCGGTTCAAAAAAATAGTTATCGTATTTTAGATGGTGAAATGGAGTATTTCTCACATTTGAGTGGGAAGTTTATCAATCAGGCATTGACTTCACTGGATTATCCGGCGGTAGGCGATTGGGTAGAAGTACAGAAATTACCTAAGGAACAAAAGGCGGTAATTCATCAGATCCAGCCGAGAAAAAGTCAATTTGTCCGCCAAGCTGCGGGAACGAAAACAGAAGCACAAATTGTTGCCGCTAATATGGATACGGTTTTTATCGTGAATTCACTAAATCATGATCTGAATTTGCGTCGGATGGAACGATATATCCTATCAACATATGAAAGTGGTGCAACGCCGGTTATCGTCTTAACAAAAAAGGATGAGTGCACACAGGAAGAAACTGATCTGATTGTGGCTCAGGTGGAAGAGGTCGCGATTGGCGTGCCGATTATACCAATCAGCAGCATTACGCAAGAAGGTATTGAAGAACTAATGACATATCTACCCGCTGGAGAAACCGCTGCATTATTAGGATCTTCAGGTGTTGGCAAGTCTACACTAGTGAACACATTGATTGGCAATAAGGTCCAAGAAACAAAGGATGTGCGCGAGGCTGACAGCAAGGGACGTCACACAACAACACATCGGGAAATGTTCCTGCTGCCAAACGGAGCACTATTGATTGATACACCTGGCATGCGTGAGTTGCAGTTGTGGGAAGGTGAGTCATCAATTGATGCAACTTTCCAGGATATTGAGACACTTGAAAGCGAATGTAAATTTACTGATTGTCAGCATGATACGGAACCAGGATGCCGTGTGCAGGAAGCATTAGCAAATGGGGAATTATTAGAGGAACGCTTTTTGAGCTATTTAAAACTGCAGCGTGAACTGGCATATGAGAAAAGAAAGCAGGACCAGAAGGCGCAATTAGCAGAAAAAAGTAAATGGAAAAAGATTAGTAAACATCAAAAAGATAATTATAAGCATCGGAAAAAACGATGA
- a CDS encoding amidase family protein: MTNSFQLNETTITKIQQTIESGDLTSLELTTMYLKQIAAYNSKGPNINAVIEVNPDALHIAEALDAERSKSGSRGPLHGIPILIKDNIDSGDKMHTSAGSLALDNHYAREDAFVTKQLRKAGAVILGKTNLTEWANFMTEGMPNGYSSRGGQVLNPYGPGSCDVGGSSSGSGAGVAANFAVGAIGTETDGSILSPSSSNSLVGIKPTVGLVSRTGIIPIAHSQDTAGPMTRSVADAAIILGAITGLDQTDVATRTNTDRITDYTPFLNKAGLANAKIGVPASYLNELDDPELALFNHAIKDLEKLGATIVDSIDLPSDLPDSSVLYHEFKNGINAYLGRFPANSTVRTLRDVINFNQTNANEALEYGQTTLIKSETKDGTLADDEYIMDRLTDLSFSREKLQEVIREHKLDAILFPNYYGSSIAAKAGYPSITVPAGYTSSGKPVGVTFTGLAFSEAKLIELAYAYEQGTHHRKPPEL, encoded by the coding sequence TTGACTAATTCATTCCAGCTTAACGAAACTACTATTACCAAAATCCAACAAACCATCGAGTCCGGTGATTTGACATCACTAGAATTAACAACAATGTATCTCAAACAAATTGCTGCCTATAATTCAAAAGGACCAAATATAAATGCAGTTATCGAAGTTAATCCTGATGCTTTGCATATCGCAGAAGCTCTTGATGCTGAACGCAGTAAGTCGGGATCTCGAGGTCCTCTCCATGGCATTCCAATCCTAATAAAGGACAATATCGATTCAGGCGATAAAATGCATACGAGCGCCGGTTCATTAGCACTTGATAACCATTATGCCAGGGAGGATGCATTTGTAACTAAACAGCTACGCAAGGCAGGCGCCGTCATTCTAGGAAAAACAAATTTAACGGAGTGGGCTAATTTCATGACTGAAGGGATGCCAAATGGCTATAGTTCTCGTGGCGGGCAAGTCCTTAACCCATACGGACCAGGAAGTTGTGATGTTGGTGGTTCTAGTTCAGGTTCAGGTGCCGGGGTTGCCGCTAACTTTGCTGTTGGTGCAATCGGAACGGAAACGGACGGATCCATTTTAAGTCCTTCCAGCAGCAACTCACTTGTTGGAATCAAGCCTACAGTTGGACTCGTCAGCCGGACTGGTATAATTCCTATTGCACATAGTCAGGATACCGCTGGGCCAATGACCCGTTCGGTTGCGGATGCGGCAATTATATTAGGTGCAATTACCGGCTTGGACCAAACTGACGTTGCGACAAGAACAAATACTGATAGAATCACTGACTATACGCCGTTTTTAAATAAAGCTGGATTAGCGAACGCAAAGATTGGCGTTCCTGCTAGTTATTTAAACGAACTCGACGACCCTGAACTGGCACTTTTCAATCATGCGATTAAGGATTTAGAAAAGTTAGGTGCTACGATAGTAGATTCGATCGACTTACCGTCGGACCTCCCGGACTCAAGTGTGCTGTATCATGAATTTAAAAATGGAATAAATGCTTACTTAGGCAGATTCCCGGCAAACTCCACTGTCCGCACATTGCGCGATGTTATCAATTTTAATCAAACGAACGCTAATGAGGCGTTGGAATACGGACAAACCACCCTGATCAAATCGGAAACAAAAGACGGTACACTTGCCGATGATGAATACATTATGGATCGATTAACTGACCTATCATTTTCACGGGAAAAACTACAAGAAGTTATTAGAGAACATAAGCTGGATGCTATCCTTTTCCCTAATTACTATGGCTCCAGCATCGCTGCAAAAGCCGGGTATCCATCGATCACCGTTCCAGCCGGCTACACCAGTTCCGGGAAACCGGTTGGGGTAACCTTTACAGGATTAGCCTTTTCAGAAGCTAAGCTAATCGAGTTAGCTTATGCTTATGAACAAGGAACGCATCACCGTAAACCACCAGAATTATAG